From Aliarcobacter butzleri, the proteins below share one genomic window:
- a CDS encoding aldolase catalytic domain-containing protein produces the protein MIEKKGSILSVREDIKVFDCTIRDGGLVNNYHFSDEFVKAHYETCLAAGVDYMEIGKNVSPTIMSEAEYGPWNFCKEEDIRRIVGENKTNMKIAVMSDIGRSLKEELRPKSESVVDMIRIATYIHQIPAAIELIEDAHAKGYETTVNIMAISKSFDDELDEVLEQLSKTNVDVIYIADSFGSFYPEQIKKLTEKYLSFAQKTGKKVGIHAHNNLQLAYANTLEAMIYGTSFLDVTISGLGRGAGNCPLELLIGFLKNPKYKLTPVLKFIEEYIVPLEKELDWGYSIPYMITGQLNEHPRAAMKARDEKDTKYREFYKSLTIE, from the coding sequence ATGATTGAAAAAAAAGGTTCAATTCTATCAGTTAGAGAAGATATAAAAGTTTTTGATTGTACTATTAGAGATGGTGGATTGGTAAATAACTATCACTTTAGCGACGAATTTGTAAAAGCACATTATGAAACTTGTCTTGCAGCTGGTGTTGATTATATGGAAATTGGGAAAAATGTATCTCCAACTATTATGAGTGAAGCTGAATATGGTCCTTGGAATTTCTGTAAAGAAGAAGATATAAGAAGAATTGTTGGTGAAAATAAAACAAATATGAAAATCGCTGTTATGAGTGATATTGGAAGAAGTTTAAAAGAAGAACTTAGACCAAAAAGTGAAAGTGTAGTTGATATGATAAGAATAGCAACTTATATTCACCAAATCCCTGCAGCTATTGAACTAATCGAAGATGCACATGCAAAAGGTTATGAAACAACAGTAAATATCATGGCTATTTCAAAATCTTTTGATGATGAACTTGATGAAGTTTTAGAGCAACTATCTAAAACAAATGTTGATGTTATTTATATAGCTGATAGTTTTGGTTCTTTTTATCCTGAACAAATCAAAAAATTAACTGAAAAATATCTAAGTTTTGCACAAAAAACTGGTAAAAAAGTAGGTATTCATGCACATAACAATCTTCAATTAGCTTATGCAAATACTTTAGAAGCTATGATTTATGGTACAAGTTTCCTTGATGTTACAATCTCAGGATTAGGAAGAGGTGCAGGAAATTGTCCACTTGAACTTTTAATTGGTTTTTTAAAAAATCCAAAATATAAACTAACTCCTGTTTTAAAATTTATTGAAGAGTATATCGTACCACTTGAAAAAGAACTTGATTGGGGATATAGTATTCCTTATATGATAACTGGTCAACTAAATGAACATCCAAGAGCTGCTATGAAAGCAAGAGATGAAAAAGATACTAAATATAGAGAATTTTATAAAAGTTTAACTATCGAATAA
- a CDS encoding monooxygenase — MSYILQVDFPHDGIFGEEFSKAFVDLAKDISNETGLIWKIWTENEEKKEAGGIYLFSNETDAKRYLEKHTKRLESFGYKNINAKIFKVNESLSKITNVNL; from the coding sequence ATGAGTTATATTTTACAAGTTGATTTTCCACATGATGGTATTTTTGGTGAAGAATTTTCAAAAGCTTTTGTTGATTTAGCAAAAGATATATCAAATGAAACTGGTTTGATTTGGAAAATTTGGACTGAAAATGAAGAAAAAAAAGAAGCAGGTGGAATCTATCTTTTTTCAAATGAAACAGATGCAAAAAGATATTTAGAAAAGCACACAAAAAGACTTGAATCATTCGGTTATAAAAATATCAATGCAAAGATTTTTAAAGTAAATGAGTCATTAAGTAAAATTACAAATGTAAATTTGTAA
- a CDS encoding DoxX family membrane protein — protein MQNTIKLMRLSLGIIFVWYGMLKFFPTLSPAEDLAIKTIDIMFFHLIDGSLSIKLLAILEVAIGIGFLSGYYTKLVTIIFLGHMLCTFAPLFILPELSFTHVPYAFTLVGQYIVKNIVFILVGVMIYQNETKRGYK, from the coding sequence ATGCAAAACACAATTAAACTAATGCGATTATCTTTAGGAATAATTTTTGTATGGTACGGAATGTTGAAGTTTTTTCCAACACTAAGTCCAGCAGAAGATTTGGCTATAAAAACTATCGATATTATGTTTTTTCATCTGATTGATGGAAGTTTATCTATCAAACTTTTAGCTATTTTAGAAGTAGCAATAGGAATAGGATTTTTAAGTGGTTATTACACAAAACTTGTAACTATAATCTTTTTAGGTCATATGTTATGTACTTTTGCTCCATTATTTATACTTCCTGAATTATCTTTTACACATGTACCTTATGCTTTTACTTTGGTTGGGCAATATATTGTAAAAAATATAGTATTTATTTTGGTTGGAGTTATGATTTATCAAAATGAAACAAAAAGAGGATACAAGTAG